In a genomic window of Rhinoderma darwinii isolate aRhiDar2 chromosome 10, aRhiDar2.hap1, whole genome shotgun sequence:
- the LOC142662700 gene encoding uncharacterized protein LOC142662700, translated as MMAPDLYNVFDRVRSKRVRPNPVKFGFAANRTLPEVRTETGFGCPGSLISSDDDTNKDANVRRSRSKARRRRSKPKRRGNNISEDNNPEDKTSPAHGKDNNGVSPKRLKSQDQTQAAKRRSNASATTSPTCFQQDGNVPVVTRLDGHTASPCGSETSGVKVEKPNYRRSPFKSSNKSNGSWSATISVWIIVFLILPLTQVQASTAEPQWRQSLFCTKNVSLFNQILTFRNMESREYCSFNSTNAPSVHNCSQLRSWVIVKNEFCVEMLTEGQENMDCRMEYGNNQNGESMSSERGAMLNEEAVMDKLWQYSHPPATHPPVTHPPDRAAEPQLDKDNPDIVKIFLGVLLPAIILALLFGILYKFSPKFRSNVNSLISSLRNCWTNSSRKTDSNANPSAIPLQSVSSTNGAVNGHLLKNNII; from the exons atga tggctcccgatttgtataatgtttttgaccgggttcggtcaaaacgggttcggccgaacccggtgaagttcggattcgctgcgaaccgaactttaccggaagttcggaccgaaaccgggttcggttgtcccggttcgctcatctctagtgatgATGATACTAATAAAGATGCTAATGTGAGAAGAAGTAGGAGCAAAGCTAGAAGGAGAAGGAGCAAGCCCAAAAGACGAGGTAATAACATCTCCGAAGACAATAATCCAGAAGATAAAACTTCCCCAGCTCATGGAAAAGACAACAATGGCGTCTCACCCAAGAGACTCAAGAGCCAAGATCAAACTCAAGCCGCTAAAAGACGTTCTAATGCCTCGGCCACCACTAGTCCCACCTGCTTCCAACAAGATGGCAATGTTCCAGTGGTCACTAGACTCGATGGCCATACTGCCTCGCCCTGTGGATCTGAGACCTCAGGGGTCAAGGTGGAAAAGCCAAATTACCGTAGAAGTCCTTTCAAGTCCTCGAACAAGAGCAACGGTTCATGGAGCGCTACAATTTCTGTTTGGATAATTGTGTTTCTGATTCTGCCTCTAACACAAGTGCAAG CTTCCACGGCAGAGCCACAATGGCGGCAGTCCTTGTTCTGTACGAAGAACGTATCGCTATTCAATCAAATTCTAACCTTTAGGAACATGGAAAGCCGCGAGTATTGTTCATTCAACTCTACGAACGCTCCGTCCGTCCATAACTGTTCCCAATTAAGATCTTGGGTTATTGTGAAAAATGAATTCTGTGTAGAAATGTTGACGGAGGGCCAGGAGAACATGGACTGTAGAATGGAGTATGGAAATAATCAGAATGGAGAGTCCATGAGTTCAGAACGTGGAG CGATGCTCAATGAAGAAGCAGTGATGGACAAACTATGGCAATACTCCCATCCTCCTGCCACCCATCCTCCTGTCACCCATCCTCCTGACAGGGCAGCAGAGCCACAGCTTGATAAGGACAACCCCGATATCGTGAAGATATTTCTAGGAGTTCTTCTACCTGCTATTATTCTTGCTCTTTTGTTTGGGATATTGTACAAATTCTCCCCAAAATTTAGGAG CAACGTCAACTCCCTCATATCTTCTCTAAGAAATTGCTGGACCAACAGTAGCCGCAAAACTGACTCCAACGCCAACCCCAGTGCCATACCGTTACAATCTGTTTCTTCCACAAATGGAGCCGTCAACGGACATCTTCTCAAGAACAATATCATCTGA
- the LOC142661647 gene encoding uncharacterized protein LOC142661647, with amino-acid sequence MDSTREMIPRRPCVQYIVRSDCNKDLLRSSPLHHPRFVPAAPPHHQRLSEEEEDGRSDRGKVSAKKMLVFPVQEALSQKRSSAMDYGSFEGTILSIEETPSQIIEHKHGEKKNSTSTDSGKRNNVGVNKTQETNIDVTLGGNCATEDRGPDSKSPMDNGQDNTELLCTSPNSNGSEAFEDQSKTFEGTSPEENASTDVQQDNVQEAMKLDDNTIGSCALYNDAPIVPESEDSTIAGFEEKNLAPEGHVVGKPNDDKLDHHETKEWFSGPIQTSGNTTNFIESDD; translated from the exons ATGGACTCTACCAGAGAAATGATTCCGCGACGTCCCTGTGTACAGTACATTGTGAGATCTGACTGCAACAAGGATTTACTGCGGAGCTCTCCCTTACATCACCCCCGCTTTGTCCCTGCTGCACCCCCACATCACCAGCGACTGAGTGAGGAAGAAGAAGACGgaagaagtgacag GGGAAAAGTGAGTGCAAAGAAAATGCTAGTTTTTCCAGTACAAGAGGCATTAAGTCAAAAACGAAGCAGTGCAATGGATTATGG ATCTTTCGAGGGGACGATTCTGAGCATTGAAGAGACGCCCAGCCAAATAATAGAACACAAACACGGTGAAAAAAAGAACTCAACATCTACCGATAGCGGAAAACGTAACAATGTTGGCGTAAACAAGACACAGGAGACAAATATAGACGTCACCTTAGGTGGCAACTGTGCAACTGAAGATCGTGGTCCAGATTCCAAGTCTCCCATGGACAATGGACAAGACAACACTGAATTGTTATGCACCAGCCCCAACAGTAATGGATCTGAAGCCTTTGAAGACCAAAGTAAAACCTTTGAGGGCACTAGTCCCGAGGAGAACGCTTCTACAGATGTTCAACAAGATAATGTCCAAGAGGCCATGAAGCTGGATGACAACACAATAGGGTCTTGTGCACTTTATAATGATGCCCCCATAGTCCCTGAGTCCGAGGATAGTACTATAGCAGGTTTTGAAGAGAAGAACCTGGCACCTGAAGGCCATGTGGTTGGCAAACCCAATGATGATAAACTTGACCATCATGAGACTAAAGAATGGTTTTCTGGACCCATTCAGACTAGTGGGAATACCACCAACTTTATCGAAAgtgatgattag